The Shinella zoogloeoides genome includes a region encoding these proteins:
- a CDS encoding magnesium transporter CorA family protein, with product MITVFRSNGEARSLPAETDSAAAEALAGAVWVDMVEPTREEEALIERVLSIEVPTRDELKDIEPSSRLYTDGNAAYMTASLMVKAESDLPQLTDVAFILTAGRLLTVRYAEPRSFALFKSGMHRIPGGCSSPTVMVTRLLETVVDRTAEILEIAVSRADRLSIEVFGDQRHLNRRPPRYLEDRVVQVSALHRLVAKTRDSLMSLSRVLTFLHALPALQSDRESLELCRTITRDVQSLSEHASFVAGNITFLLDASLGLINLEQNAIIKIFSIASVVLLPPTLIASTYGMNFDFMPELHLASAYPLTLVAMVLSAILPFFFFRWKGWL from the coding sequence GTGATCACGGTTTTCCGTTCCAACGGCGAGGCACGCTCTCTGCCGGCAGAAACAGATTCTGCGGCCGCCGAAGCCCTTGCCGGCGCCGTCTGGGTCGATATGGTCGAGCCGACCCGCGAGGAGGAAGCGCTGATCGAGCGCGTTCTTTCCATCGAGGTGCCGACCCGCGACGAACTCAAGGACATCGAGCCCTCGAGCCGCCTCTACACAGACGGCAACGCTGCCTACATGACCGCCTCGCTGATGGTGAAGGCGGAGAGCGACCTGCCGCAGCTGACCGACGTCGCGTTCATCCTGACGGCCGGCAGGCTGCTGACGGTGCGCTATGCCGAACCGCGCTCCTTCGCGCTCTTCAAGAGCGGCATGCACCGCATTCCCGGCGGCTGTTCCTCGCCGACCGTGATGGTCACGCGCCTATTGGAAACCGTCGTCGACCGCACCGCGGAAATCCTCGAAATCGCCGTCTCGCGCGCCGACAGGCTGTCCATCGAGGTGTTCGGCGACCAGCGGCACCTTAACCGCCGCCCGCCGCGCTATCTGGAAGACCGCGTGGTGCAGGTCTCGGCCTTGCACCGTCTCGTTGCCAAGACGCGCGACAGCCTGATGTCGCTGTCGCGCGTGCTGACCTTCCTGCATGCGCTGCCGGCCCTGCAGTCGGATCGCGAGAGCCTCGAACTCTGCCGCACGATCACGCGGGACGTGCAGTCGCTTTCCGAACATGCAAGTTTCGTGGCGGGTAACATTACCTTCCTGCTCGATGCCTCGCTCGGCCTCATCAATCTCGAGCAGAACGCCATCATCAAGATCTTCTCGATCGCCTCCGTCGTGCTGCTGCCGCCAACCCTGATCGCTTCGACCTACGGCATGAATTTCGACTTCATGCCCGAACTGCATCTTGCCTCCGCCTATCCGCTGACGCTGGTCGCGATGGTCCTTTCGGCAATCCTCCCGTTCTTCTTCTTCCGCTGGAAAGGCTGGCTCTAA
- the apbC gene encoding iron-sulfur cluster carrier protein ApbC — protein sequence MTDVSKEQVLERLRTVRGPDMDGNIVDLGLVSDVFISDGKAYFSITVPADRARELDPMRAAAERVVKEIPGIKAAMVALTADKRAASGPAAARAPAPPPPGGGAAHGHAGHSHAAPGQPPQRAKAGIPGVGAIIAVASGKGGVGKSTTSVNLALALKANGLRVGILDADIYGPSMPRLLKISGRPQQIEGRIIKPMENYGIKVMSMGFLVDEEVAMIWRGPMIQSALMQMLREVAWGELDVLVVDMPPGTGDAQLTMAQQVPLAGAVIVSTPQDLALIDARKGLNMFSKVEVPVLGIVENMSYFIAPDTGNRYDIFGHGGARKEAERIGVPFLGEVPLTMDIRETSDAGTPVVVSNPDGAAAKIYREIATRVWQELEALKDKGTRGAPSIVFE from the coding sequence ATGACGGATGTAAGCAAGGAACAGGTGCTGGAACGGCTGCGCACGGTGCGCGGCCCGGACATGGACGGCAATATCGTCGATCTCGGCCTCGTCTCGGACGTGTTCATCTCCGATGGGAAGGCCTATTTCTCCATCACCGTCCCGGCCGACCGCGCCCGCGAGCTCGATCCGATGCGCGCCGCCGCCGAGCGCGTCGTCAAGGAAATCCCCGGCATCAAGGCCGCCATGGTGGCGCTGACGGCGGACAAGCGCGCCGCCTCCGGCCCGGCCGCCGCCCGCGCGCCGGCCCCCCCGCCGCCCGGCGGCGGCGCGGCCCACGGCCATGCCGGCCATAGCCATGCCGCGCCCGGCCAGCCGCCGCAGCGCGCGAAGGCCGGCATTCCCGGCGTCGGGGCCATCATCGCCGTCGCGTCCGGCAAGGGCGGCGTCGGCAAGTCGACCACTTCGGTCAACCTCGCGCTGGCGCTGAAGGCCAACGGCCTTCGCGTCGGCATCCTCGATGCCGACATCTACGGCCCCTCCATGCCGCGGCTCCTGAAAATCTCGGGCCGCCCGCAGCAGATCGAGGGCCGCATCATCAAGCCCATGGAGAATTACGGCATCAAGGTCATGTCCATGGGCTTCCTCGTCGACGAGGAGGTGGCGATGATCTGGCGCGGGCCGATGATCCAGTCGGCGCTGATGCAGATGCTGCGCGAGGTCGCCTGGGGCGAGCTCGACGTGCTCGTCGTCGACATGCCGCCCGGCACGGGCGACGCCCAGCTCACCATGGCCCAGCAGGTGCCGCTCGCCGGCGCCGTCATCGTTTCCACCCCGCAGGATCTCGCCCTCATCGACGCGCGCAAGGGCCTCAATATGTTCAGCAAGGTCGAGGTGCCGGTGCTCGGCATCGTCGAGAACATGAGCTATTTCATCGCTCCCGACACCGGAAACCGCTATGATATCTTCGGCCACGGCGGCGCGCGCAAGGAGGCCGAGCGCATCGGCGTGCCGTTCCTCGGCGAGGTACCGTTGACCATGGACATCCGCGAAACCTCCGATGCCGGCACGCCCGTCGTCGTCTCCAACCCGGATGGGGCGGCCGCGAAAATCTACCGCGAGATCGCGACCCGCGTCTGGCAGGAACTGGAGGCGCTGAAGGACAAGGGCACCCGCGGCGCGCCTTCCATCGTCTTCGAATAG
- a CDS encoding LuxR family transcriptional regulator produces MADRFHTTSAQFQNRWGTSLSALAAEEDVAERLEGIARHFGFRGYLLITVPSETSTDFSSSVLLTSWPDEMLKTYDHAGLIFGSPVVERLRQSTNPFVYDADGTNRRRIDGKAAIAADLFERHGLSRGAYFPAHNSAGLRGALAFGGTREALQPREMAELNALANQIFTEVVERRSGHGPSVSLSRREIECLSWASAGKTSVEMSEILGLSEYTVNHYLNRATRKLDAVNRVQAVAKAIRAGLLN; encoded by the coding sequence ATGGCGGATCGCTTCCACACGACATCTGCACAGTTCCAGAACCGATGGGGTACGAGCCTGTCGGCCCTGGCCGCGGAGGAGGACGTCGCCGAAAGGCTGGAGGGCATTGCCCGGCACTTCGGGTTCCGCGGCTATCTCCTGATCACCGTCCCCTCTGAAACCTCCACGGATTTCTCCTCCAGCGTTCTCCTGACCTCCTGGCCGGACGAGATGCTGAAAACCTATGACCATGCGGGCCTGATTTTCGGCAGCCCGGTCGTCGAGCGCCTGCGCCAGAGCACCAATCCCTTCGTCTATGACGCGGACGGCACCAACCGCCGGCGGATCGACGGCAAGGCCGCGATCGCCGCAGACCTCTTCGAGCGGCACGGTCTGTCGCGCGGGGCCTATTTCCCGGCGCACAATTCGGCGGGCCTGCGCGGGGCGCTCGCCTTCGGCGGCACGCGCGAGGCGCTGCAGCCGCGCGAGATGGCCGAACTCAACGCGCTGGCGAACCAGATCTTCACGGAAGTCGTCGAGCGTCGCTCCGGCCACGGCCCGAGCGTGTCGTTGTCGCGCCGGGAGATCGAATGCCTGTCCTGGGCATCCGCCGGCAAGACCAGCGTGGAAATGTCGGAAATCCTTGGTCTGTCGGAGTATACTGTCAATCATTACCTGAACCGCGCGACGCGCAAGCTCGACGCGGTCAACCGGGTTCAGGCGGTCGCCAAGGCGATCCGCGCCGGGCTTTTGAACTGA
- a CDS encoding tyrosine-type recombinase/integrase → MRGMPRPRKPYIQKETTRHGKVVWYFRRGKEARIRLPGAFGSVEFNKAYEAALTGMPAQQAAKATKGTLRWLVDQYYQSARFDKYRPNTQRNQRLALEGVCENGKDLLYRQITPADIKRGLVRREKTPRMAEIYLVVMRNLFEFAMDNEWVSKNPTDNIKAKSVKTDGYHVWTVEEVARYQGRHAIGTQARLALDIMLYTGLRRSDAITLGPQHVKDGVITIRAQKNKAEIVVPVLPPLAESIAATKTGDMVFLLNTKGAPWKNISFGYWFAARCDEAKVPGRAHGLRKAGATIAANNGATPYELTAMFGWSSTKMAEIYTKKADRTRLAERAANKLYPHQPKGAGKGTKNQT, encoded by the coding sequence ATGCGCGGCATGCCTCGCCCGAGAAAGCCATACATCCAGAAAGAGACGACCAGACACGGGAAGGTGGTCTGGTATTTTCGCCGCGGGAAAGAGGCCCGCATTCGCTTGCCAGGAGCGTTTGGCTCGGTAGAGTTCAATAAAGCCTATGAAGCGGCGCTAACCGGCATGCCAGCCCAACAGGCCGCCAAGGCAACAAAAGGAACCCTGCGCTGGCTGGTGGATCAGTATTATCAAAGCGCTCGTTTCGACAAATACCGCCCAAATACTCAGCGAAACCAGCGGCTGGCGCTGGAGGGCGTATGTGAGAACGGGAAGGATTTGTTGTACCGGCAGATCACGCCAGCAGACATAAAGCGCGGCTTGGTGCGGCGCGAGAAGACCCCGCGTATGGCGGAGATCTACCTTGTCGTCATGCGAAATCTCTTTGAGTTCGCCATGGACAATGAATGGGTCTCGAAAAATCCAACGGACAACATCAAGGCCAAATCCGTGAAGACGGATGGCTATCATGTCTGGACCGTCGAGGAAGTCGCTAGGTATCAGGGAAGGCATGCCATAGGCACACAAGCGCGGCTGGCGCTCGATATCATGCTTTATACCGGCCTGCGTCGGTCGGATGCCATCACGCTTGGCCCTCAGCATGTCAAAGACGGCGTGATCACCATAAGGGCGCAGAAGAACAAGGCCGAGATCGTCGTGCCAGTCCTGCCGCCTCTAGCTGAATCCATAGCAGCAACAAAAACCGGTGATATGGTTTTCCTCCTCAACACGAAGGGGGCGCCATGGAAGAATATCAGCTTTGGGTATTGGTTCGCTGCTAGGTGCGATGAGGCAAAGGTTCCCGGACGCGCTCACGGCCTCCGCAAGGCCGGAGCGACCATAGCTGCCAACAATGGAGCGACACCGTATGAGCTTACCGCCATGTTCGGATGGAGCTCTACGAAGATGGCCGAGATCTACACCAAAAAGGCTGATCGCACCCGCTTGGCGGAACGCGCAGCGAACAAGCTATACCCGCACCAACCAAAAGGTGCGGGCAAAGGCACTAAAAACCAAACCTGA
- a CDS encoding potassium transporter Kup translates to MQHHPGSAPQAQSRARTLFLLSLGSIGVVYGDIGTSPLYAFREALRPVAQDGITRAEVIGLISLIIWTLTIIVTLKYVLFLLRADNHGEGGTLSLLALLMKTAGRRATVLFFMGAVGAALFIGDAMITPALSVLSAVEGLKLVTPTLGDYVVPISVVILVMLFAVQSLGTAAVSKFFGPITAIWFIVMGLGGIRHISDDLGILAAFNPYYAVVFMINEGYVGLVVLGAVFLTVTGAEALYADLGHFGRRPIQWAWFCLVFPALTLNYLGQGALILAHPEAFENPFFLMFPNWALLPIVILATAATIIASQAVITGAFSLTRQAIHLGFLPRMEIFHTSETQTGQIYLPGVNTVLLFGVMLLVFIFGSSEKLATAYGISVTGAMVVTTVMAFEFLRARWRWKPLAAIGALTPLLLLELTFLGANLLKVHDGGYVPVTIAAAVVLLMWTWTRGTRILRDKTRRIEVPLPAFIKSVEKQSAHAPVQVAGTAIFLTSDPDFAPAALLHNIKHNHVLHEQNFILTVKTANTPRVVPAERFSVERISDRFSRIEMRFGFMETQNVSQALGLMRKAGHKFDIMSTSFYLGRRKLVPDAQSGMPMWQDRLFIGLANLATDPSDYFRLPTNRVVELGSHVVI, encoded by the coding sequence ATGCAACATCATCCCGGTAGCGCACCGCAGGCCCAGAGCAGGGCGCGCACGCTGTTTCTCCTCTCCCTCGGTTCCATCGGCGTCGTCTATGGCGACATCGGCACGAGCCCCCTCTATGCCTTCCGAGAAGCGCTGCGCCCCGTCGCGCAGGATGGCATCACGCGCGCCGAGGTGATCGGCCTCATCTCGCTGATCATCTGGACGCTGACGATCATCGTCACGCTCAAATACGTGCTCTTCCTGCTGCGGGCCGACAACCACGGCGAGGGCGGAACGCTTTCGCTGCTCGCCCTCCTGATGAAGACCGCCGGCCGGCGCGCCACGGTGCTGTTCTTCATGGGGGCGGTGGGCGCCGCGCTCTTCATCGGCGATGCCATGATCACGCCCGCCCTTTCGGTGCTGTCCGCCGTCGAGGGCCTGAAGCTGGTGACGCCGACGCTCGGGGACTATGTCGTGCCCATCTCCGTCGTCATCCTCGTCATGCTCTTTGCCGTGCAGTCGCTCGGCACGGCCGCCGTGTCGAAGTTCTTCGGTCCGATCACCGCCATCTGGTTCATCGTCATGGGCCTTGGCGGCATCCGCCATATCAGCGACGACCTTGGCATCCTCGCCGCCTTCAATCCCTATTACGCCGTGGTCTTCATGATCAACGAGGGCTATGTCGGCCTCGTCGTGCTCGGCGCTGTCTTCCTGACGGTCACCGGGGCTGAGGCGCTCTACGCCGACCTCGGCCATTTCGGCCGCCGGCCGATCCAGTGGGCCTGGTTCTGCCTCGTCTTCCCGGCGCTGACGCTGAACTATCTCGGCCAGGGCGCGCTGATCCTCGCCCATCCCGAGGCCTTCGAGAATCCGTTCTTCCTGATGTTTCCCAACTGGGCGCTGCTGCCGATCGTCATCCTTGCGACGGCCGCCACCATCATCGCCAGCCAGGCGGTCATCACCGGCGCTTTCTCGCTGACGCGGCAGGCGATCCATCTCGGCTTCCTGCCGCGCATGGAGATCTTCCACACGTCCGAAACCCAGACAGGCCAGATCTATCTGCCGGGTGTCAACACGGTGCTGCTCTTCGGCGTCATGCTGCTCGTCTTCATCTTCGGCTCGTCCGAGAAGCTGGCGACGGCCTATGGCATCTCCGTCACCGGCGCGATGGTGGTGACGACCGTCATGGCCTTCGAGTTCCTGCGTGCCCGCTGGCGCTGGAAGCCGCTTGCCGCCATCGGCGCGCTGACGCCGCTCCTCCTCCTGGAACTCACCTTCCTCGGCGCGAACCTTCTCAAGGTGCATGACGGCGGCTACGTGCCCGTCACCATCGCTGCCGCCGTGGTCCTCCTGATGTGGACCTGGACGCGCGGCACGCGCATTCTGCGCGACAAGACCCGCCGCATCGAGGTGCCGCTGCCGGCCTTCATCAAGTCCGTCGAAAAGCAGAGCGCCCATGCGCCGGTGCAGGTCGCCGGCACGGCGATCTTCCTGACGAGCGATCCCGATTTCGCGCCCGCCGCGCTGCTGCACAACATCAAGCACAACCACGTCCTACACGAGCAGAACTTCATCCTGACGGTCAAGACCGCCAACACGCCGCGCGTCGTGCCGGCTGAGCGCTTCTCGGTGGAGCGCATCTCCGACCGTTTCTCGCGCATCGAAATGCGCTTCGGCTTCATGGAGACGCAGAACGTCTCGCAGGCGCTGGGGCTGATGCGCAAGGCCGGGCACAAGTTCGACATCATGTCGACCTCCTTCTATCTCGGCCGCCGCAAGCTGGTGCCCGATGCGCAGTCCGGCATGCCCATGTGGCAGGATCGCCTGTTCATCGGGCTCGCCAACCTCGCCACCGATCCCTCCGACTACTTCCGCCTGCCGACCAACCGTGTCGTGGAACTGGGATCGCACGTCGTCATCTAG
- a CDS encoding VUT family protein, with protein MQSLNRTIALTAAFAATIPLANWLIGNVGTVCTPDGPCLLPVGFGLTAPSGVLVVGASLVLRDMVHEAGGAKAALIAIGIGGLLSAIFAAPALLLASVLAFVLAELADLAVYAPLRERRLWLAVFLSGVAGAVVDSAVFLWVAFGSLDYITGQIVGKMWMTLIALPILLVVRNRCRLGRHQWFIHESYGYGFTERCGRCGKITDRGGHWN; from the coding sequence ATGCAGTCGCTTAATCGCACCATCGCGCTTACCGCTGCATTTGCAGCGACGATCCCGCTTGCCAACTGGCTTATCGGCAACGTTGGAACGGTCTGCACTCCTGATGGACCGTGCCTGTTGCCAGTCGGGTTCGGCCTGACCGCGCCAAGCGGCGTGCTCGTCGTCGGTGCATCTCTGGTCCTTCGCGACATGGTGCATGAGGCCGGTGGCGCGAAGGCGGCGTTGATCGCCATTGGGATCGGCGGCCTTCTGTCGGCCATCTTCGCCGCGCCGGCCCTTCTGCTTGCCTCGGTTCTCGCTTTCGTGCTCGCGGAGCTGGCCGACCTCGCCGTCTACGCGCCGTTGCGCGAACGCCGCCTCTGGCTGGCTGTTTTCCTCAGCGGCGTTGCCGGGGCGGTCGTCGATAGCGCCGTCTTCCTCTGGGTCGCCTTCGGCTCTCTCGACTACATCACCGGCCAGATCGTCGGCAAAATGTGGATGACGCTGATCGCCCTGCCGATCCTCTTGGTGGTGCGCAATCGCTGCCGCCTCGGCCGCCACCAGTGGTTCATTCACGAAAGCTACGGATACGGGTTCACTGAGCGCTGCGGCCGCTGCGGGAAGATCACCGACCGTGGCGGGCACTGGAACTGA
- a CDS encoding LuxR family transcriptional regulator — protein sequence MTDDETRNGEKQVQDEGAEIAALETQFDIVRYMRRKCEEYGLRYFIVFTLPGFEAEKLSAYSIVSNWPQEVLAKYDAMRMVRQSAGIRKLRLTTVPFSYDMREWIGESSEQADFSELLDMMTGHGMLVGHFFPVHDALGNRGAVVWGGESATLGRDDRLMLQMISVHLFNRLAEIGSAWKSGQVMLTDREIQCLSWTAAGKTSLEIAEILGLSEHTVNHYLNQVTRKLEAVNRTQAVVKAIRRGLIA from the coding sequence ATGACGGATGACGAGACCAGAAACGGTGAGAAGCAGGTGCAGGACGAAGGCGCCGAGATCGCAGCTCTCGAGACGCAGTTCGACATCGTGCGCTACATGCGCCGCAAGTGCGAGGAATACGGCCTCAGGTATTTCATCGTCTTCACGCTGCCGGGTTTCGAGGCGGAAAAGCTCTCGGCCTATTCCATCGTCAGCAACTGGCCGCAGGAGGTCCTTGCCAAGTACGACGCCATGCGCATGGTCCGCCAGAGCGCCGGCATCCGTAAGCTGCGGCTGACCACCGTTCCCTTTTCCTACGACATGCGCGAATGGATCGGCGAATCCTCCGAACAGGCCGATTTCAGCGAATTGCTCGATATGATGACCGGCCACGGCATGCTGGTCGGCCATTTCTTCCCGGTGCATGACGCGCTCGGCAATCGCGGCGCGGTGGTCTGGGGCGGCGAGAGCGCGACGCTCGGCCGCGACGACCGGCTGATGCTGCAGATGATCTCCGTGCATCTCTTCAACCGGCTGGCCGAGATCGGCTCGGCCTGGAAGTCGGGTCAGGTCATGCTGACCGATCGCGAGATCCAGTGCCTGAGCTGGACGGCGGCGGGCAAGACGAGCCTGGAGATCGCCGAGATTCTCGGCCTCTCCGAGCACACGGTGAACCACTACCTCAACCAGGTCACGCGCAAGCTGGAGGCGGTCAACCGTACCCAGGCCGTGGTCAAGGCCATCCGTCGCGGGCTGATCGCCTGA